The DNA sequence GCAACCAGTTGGACACGGCTCCGCCAGGCACGCGCTTGACGGTAATGGAGAATGCGAAGGGCCGAGTAGGGGATGACGACACGGTATAACACCGAGCTACAGTCTGACCCGCGATGACTGGCGAAATGGTGATGAATTGCCCCGGTTCGAAACTCAGCGCGCTGAAGTCAGCACACCGAAAAATAAACGTCTTTACATCATGCGTTTCCTGTCGCACAGCGCAACACTGCAATGTTTTCTGTTCGCCGCTGTTCCATTGTGAGCCAAACGCGCCCCAAGTCTCTGGGTCTGTAAATCGTTGAGTTGCATTAGCGGTTTCAGGGGGCACTAATCTTTCATAAGTAGTCATGTTCATGACTCACACGCCATGCGCGGTCAAGCGCGCGGCATACCAGCGAGAGAACTGGTCGACATAGGATTCGGTGAACGCCGAGAACGGCCCAGGCGTGTAAGCAGGGTCTTGAGTGCCGCTATGGGTAATTCCAACGAGGTTGGCATCTTGGAGATTTGTTGCAGCCCATACTTCGGTCAATTTATCCACTTGGTAGTCGACGCCCTCGATGGCATCCGCATGCACGAGCCACTTAGTCCGCACCAACGTTTTGTCAGGAGCCAGCGGAATAATGTAGGAGACTACTGCATGGTCACTCATGATGTGAGTCCACGAGTTGTGCGTCCAGAGATGCATGTCGCCCAAACCACGGCGGGTGAGCTCACCAAACAGGCGGGTGCACGCCACACGGGTATCAAGCGTTTGGGATTCGCCGTTGCCTGCAATCACCAATCGCTGAGAGCGGAATTGAGTCACCGCTTCTTCACCCAAGTGTTCGATGGCGTCACAGATATAGCCTTCGCTCTCCCAATTCTCCTTGGTTTCAGCGTTACGGCGATGATATTCCTCCAATGCCTGAAGTGAATCCTCACCGAGCCCATCTGTGCAAAATCCGAAATCTTCAGGCAAGAAAGAAGCTGTCAGTTCAGGATGGGTGCCGGCACAATGATAACATTCGCGGTTATTCTCCATTACCAGCTTCCAATTGCCGTTCTCGATGATTTCCGATTCGTGAGCAATCTTTGAACGGGTGATGTCATATTGAGCGAAGCGCGGCGTCATCATTTGGTCAAGGTACAGAATGTCTTCTGGCGGCTCGTCGCCCAAGCAGACGAAGATATGTGTGCCGATAACCTTGGTATGGACAGGGATCAGGCTTTTGCATTTAGGATCAAAGCTCTGACCCATGTGGGCCGCATGTTTTAAGCTTCCATCTAAATCGTAGCTCCACTGATGATAGGGGCAAACCAACATGCCCACCGTCGATTTGCCTGCCTGTTTCAAGCGAGCCCCGCGGTGACGACATACATTACGAAAAGCCTGCACATGCTCGTCATCATCGCGTACCAGTATGATGGATGACTTTCCGATATCAATTGTAGAAACATCACCGGGTTCGGGAATGTCGCCTGTGACTCCAACCAAGATCCAATGTTTGGTGAAAAAAATGTCTACGTCGGTCTCAAAAATATCTTGGCGACCAAACAAGTCGCCAGGCATACCATGTCCGGGCGTGCGGTCGGCTAGAAGTTCGCGATGCGTTTTCACGGTAGTAATAGTCATCATCGGTCTCGCTCAAGCTAATAGTCAATAAGTGGCGGCAGATACAATATCGAAAGAGAGGGTTACCCCGTCAACGTGCTTTATTCTCACATTCGCATGCCTCAGGGTTATGCGAAAAGCGGTATTCAAAGCTTATAAGAATTATCAATGCTTTAGCTGGCTATCGTCCCGTAGCCAATCGACTAACGTATGCACCGTAGGGCCAAGTTCTCGACCGTTTGGAACTACTACGTAGTAAGCATCTTTGGGCTTAACGACGTATGGCGTTATTCTTACTAATTCGCCATTGTTGAGCAAGTGCGCGACTAGCCGGCTCCAGCCAAGTGCAATACCATGGCTTTGAATTGCAGCCTGAATCGTGTCGTTGTAAGAGCTACAGCGAAGTGAATAATTGAGTTTAGGGCGCATGTCGCCGAGTTCCCGGCACCAGCTATTCCAAGTCATCCATCCTTCAAGGGTCGCATCTGAATCAATGAGCTCCATGTGAAAAAAATCATCTATTGATGTCGGCGCCGAGTGTGCCGCCAGCCATGACGGAGAGCAAACTGGAAACACCTCTTCATCGAATAAAAAAAGAGAGTTTCCATCCTCCCATTTCCCATTGCCGAAACGGATTGCCAGGTCGATGTCATCACGATATGCATCCGGGGTCAACAACTGTGTAATCAATCGTAACTGTAGTTTCGGTTGAGTCATGCGGAGCGTGACTAATCTCGGGAGTATTCTCAAATGAGAAAAGGCCCCGGTGCATGCCAGAACTATCTCCTGATCACCGATTCCTTCAGAAATTTTGTCGAATACGCTTGCCATCCTATAAATGGATTCTGCAATGACCGAATGAAGTATGTAGCCTTCGCCAGTTAATTTAATAGCACGATGAAGTCGATGAAATAGCCTTGTTTCTAAAGCTTCCTCCAGCAGCTTAACTTGTTTGCTAACCGCCGCCTGAGTCACGCCTAGCTCTTGAGCTGCCAGTGTAAAGCTACCGAGTCGTGCCACTGCTTCGAACTCCAGCAAAGCAGTCATGGATGGTATTAGCCGGCGATAGCCTTTGACTTTTTTATCTATTTCGCTGGGTTGCATGTGCACGCTCCAGGGCTAATACCTAATTAATAGCGGTTGCGGCTTTGCGCGGCGACGCTCAGTAGAGTGTCGCCGCTCAATCATGCGACCGATGACTCTTTCACTGTTTCGGAAGGAATGGGGGGCGATACGTTATGCCCTAGTAAGGCGCGATACAGTTCCCTGTCGCCCAGTACACCTACAACAGTATTGGTCTCATCCTGTACGATTAGTGGATTGCCAGTCTCGTAGCGAATCTGAAGCGCGTCTCTCATGCTGGTGTCTGGTGGTACCAAAGTCACCTGTCGGCGTAGGGTGTCGATCCGCTTAGTGGGATTCCATGTTTGCGTCTCTGCGGCCATTGCACCCCGTCGGATGCTGGCCAATCGACGTGATTGGCTCATTACCATCCAGAGATTTTGAATGGAATCCAAGCAATACTCATCACGAGCGAAAACGCACTGATCCAGCTCGGTCATCAAACTCTTCGCACACAGCACATTCAATGGGTTGGTATGAGCGACGAAGTTGCGTACGTAGTCATCGGCCGGGTTCAGCACGATCTCTTCGGGCCTGCTGTATTGAATGATCTTGCCGTCTTTCATGATGGCAATGCGCGTTCCTAGCTTCAGTGCTTCGTCCAGGTCATGACTAACGAACACGATTGTCTTGTGCAGTTTGCGCTGCAGATCGAGCAGTTCGTCCTGCAGACCCTGGCGAATCAGCGGATCGAGAGCAGAGAAAGGCTCGTCCATCAGCAGAATATCTGCATCCATCGCCAGTGCGCGAGCTAGTCCTACACGCTGCTGCATGCCCCCTGATAGCTCATCTGGCTTCTTGTTGCGCCATTGGGTCAATCCCACCAGCTCAAGTTTCTCATCTACCAGCTTGCGTCGTTCCTTCTCTGGACGACCTTGCATCTCCAGGCCGAAGCTGATGTTCTCGCGCACCGTGAGCCAGGGCATCAGGGCGAACTTCTGAAACACCATAGCGATTCGCTTGGTGCGCATCATCTTCAGTTCAGCAGGGGTGCAGGATGCGATGTTGATCTGCGAGCCTTCGTGCTCGACGAACAGCTTGCCGCGGCTGACGGTGTTCAGGCCGTTGATGCACCGCAACAGGCTTGATTTGCCGGAGCCTGATAGGCCCATTAGCACGCAGATCTCACCCTTGTTGATTTCCAGGTTGGCCTTTTCCACGCCCACAACCAAGCCAGTCTTTTTGAGGATGTCTGGGCGCGAAAGGCCTTGGTCAAGCAATTCCAGAGCGGGTTTCGGGCGGGCCGAGAAGATGACGTCGACATCTTCAAAACGGATGATGCTCATACGTCACCTCCTTTCATATTTTCACGTTGCTTGCAGATACGGTCGAGCATGATAGCTAGCAGCACAATAGCTAGGCCTGCTTCGAAGCCCAGCGCGATATCGGCGGTGTTCAGCGCATTCACCACGGGTTTGCCGAGACCATCGGCACCGACCAGGGCAGCGATTACTACCATGGACAGTGACAACATGATGCATTGAGTGATGCCAGCAGCAATGCTGGGCATGGCGTGAGGCAGTTCGATGCGCGCCAACAACTGGCGGTGTGAACAGCCGAAGGCCTTACCGGCATCCATCAACTCTTCTGGAACATCACAGATACCGAGATAGGTAAGGCGGATCGGTGCGGCAATGGCGAATACCACCGTGGATATCAATCCTGGAACTACTCCCAGGCCGAAAAGAGTGAGGGTTGGGATCAGATAAACGAAGGTGGGCACGGTTTGCATTAGGTCGAGTATCGGTCGAAGGGCCGCGTAAAACCAAGGGCGATGAGCCGCGACGATGCCTAGTGGGACGCCGATGATCACGCACACAAGAGTGGCAAATGTAACTTGGGCAAGGGTCTCCATGGTTTCTTGCCAGTAGCCAAGATTTAATATCAGCAAGAATGAGCAGGCGACAAAGAGTGTGAGGCTTACCTTGCGCTGGATGTAATAAGCCAAGAGTGCGAATAAAGCTATCAACGCTACGGGGTTGAACCAAAGGAGCGCTTGAGTAAAAACAGTTATGACTCCAGACAGTGCGAGCGATATGGAGTCGAATACTCCTGCACCATGCTGAGTTAACCAATCGACAAACTGGGCAATATGCTCGCCCAACGGAATTTTATCTTGTGTAATCCACATATCGTTAATCCGGCTGATGGAAGAAATTATCCGCGAACACAGCCGTCCGGGAATAGGGCTCTACAGCTGATCCTATCGCGCGGTGTGCTCGAAACTCAGTTGTCACTGGACAACGTCTGGCTATCTAGCGATTTTTCGATTTTTATCTGGCTTGAGCATCTATTGCCTCGTTTCAAACGGTTGATACTTGTGCGCCAAGGTCTCAGGCAGCACGAAGAGACTCCGCGATTAATTCGCGATAGCAGTCATCAAGGTTTGGGCAGTGGATGGATAACAGGTGGAAGGACTGACAAAGGCAATAGCCCTGGCATTCTTTGGCCAGTTGTCAAACGGCTTCGAGAGGATTTTAATCTATGGTTCATGATGGCGGCTCGCTGTTGTTTTAGTTTGGAGTCCTTGCCTGTAGGAGATGGTTATACAAACGCACCTCGCTGACAAACGATTTTATGTCAATATCCTATGAGTTTTTGTAATTAATGAATCCGGTTTGTTGCATTAGCCATTCTTGAAACCTGCTCACAATGTATTGGCTGCCGCCCCGGTCTGCGCGCTCCAAAAGACAAAACTTTACCTCGGTTTTGTATAGTTCAATCA is a window from the Pseudomonas sp. LS1212 genome containing:
- a CDS encoding aromatic ring-hydroxylating dioxygenase subunit alpha, producing the protein MTITTVKTHRELLADRTPGHGMPGDLFGRQDIFETDVDIFFTKHWILVGVTGDIPEPGDVSTIDIGKSSIILVRDDDEHVQAFRNVCRHRGARLKQAGKSTVGMLVCPYHQWSYDLDGSLKHAAHMGQSFDPKCKSLIPVHTKVIGTHIFVCLGDEPPEDILYLDQMMTPRFAQYDITRSKIAHESEIIENGNWKLVMENNRECYHCAGTHPELTASFLPEDFGFCTDGLGEDSLQALEEYHRRNAETKENWESEGYICDAIEHLGEEAVTQFRSQRLVIAGNGESQTLDTRVACTRLFGELTRRGLGDMHLWTHNSWTHIMSDHAVVSYIIPLAPDKTLVRTKWLVHADAIEGVDYQVDKLTEVWAATNLQDANLVGITHSGTQDPAYTPGPFSAFTESYVDQFSRWYAARLTAHGV
- a CDS encoding LysR substrate-binding domain-containing protein, whose protein sequence is MQPSEIDKKVKGYRRLIPSMTALLEFEAVARLGSFTLAAQELGVTQAAVSKQVKLLEEALETRLFHRLHRAIKLTGEGYILHSVIAESIYRMASVFDKISEGIGDQEIVLACTGAFSHLRILPRLVTLRMTQPKLQLRLITQLLTPDAYRDDIDLAIRFGNGKWEDGNSLFLFDEEVFPVCSPSWLAAHSAPTSIDDFFHMELIDSDATLEGWMTWNSWCRELGDMRPKLNYSLRCSSYNDTIQAAIQSHGIALGWSRLVAHLLNNGELVRITPYVVKPKDAYYVVVPNGRELGPTVHTLVDWLRDDSQLKH
- the choV gene encoding choline ABC transporter ATP-binding protein; protein product: MSIIRFEDVDVIFSARPKPALELLDQGLSRPDILKKTGLVVGVEKANLEINKGEICVLMGLSGSGKSSLLRCINGLNTVSRGKLFVEHEGSQINIASCTPAELKMMRTKRIAMVFQKFALMPWLTVRENISFGLEMQGRPEKERRKLVDEKLELVGLTQWRNKKPDELSGGMQQRVGLARALAMDADILLMDEPFSALDPLIRQGLQDELLDLQRKLHKTIVFVSHDLDEALKLGTRIAIMKDGKIIQYSRPEEIVLNPADDYVRNFVAHTNPLNVLCAKSLMTELDQCVFARDEYCLDSIQNLWMVMSQSRRLASIRRGAMAAETQTWNPTKRIDTLRRQVTLVPPDTSMRDALQIRYETGNPLIVQDETNTVVGVLGDRELYRALLGHNVSPPIPSETVKESSVA
- the choW gene encoding choline ABC transporter permease subunit, which translates into the protein MWITQDKIPLGEHIAQFVDWLTQHGAGVFDSISLALSGVITVFTQALLWFNPVALIALFALLAYYIQRKVSLTLFVACSFLLILNLGYWQETMETLAQVTFATLVCVIIGVPLGIVAAHRPWFYAALRPILDLMQTVPTFVYLIPTLTLFGLGVVPGLISTVVFAIAAPIRLTYLGICDVPEELMDAGKAFGCSHRQLLARIELPHAMPSIAAGITQCIMLSLSMVVIAALVGADGLGKPVVNALNTADIALGFEAGLAIVLLAIMLDRICKQRENMKGGDV